A genomic region of Nostoc sp. UHCC 0702 contains the following coding sequences:
- a CDS encoding Hsp70 family protein: protein MAIAIDFGTSNTVIARWNPVTQQPETISVPGLSIQQSLNPPLIPSLVYVESATQGKIILGQEVRDRGLDLKGEARFFRSFKRGIGADIQGFLPELDGQIITFEQVGQWFLKEVIAQLAPQEGGLDSLVLTVPVDSFEAYRHWLGTVCQDLNVEQVRMLDEPTAAALGYGLADQEMILVIDFGGGTLDLSLVQLHQGAQGSTKPVGFLLKWGNKSLAENSKQKVKTARVLAKAGQNLGGTDIDNWLVDYFVKTQGLTVSPVITRLAEKLKIQLSTQNQASEVYFDDETFDSYELELNRDGLENILTEHGFFELLDESMTTLLQQARRQGVEIADINAVLLVGGTVQLPAVQTWVKQYFAPEKIRCERPFEAIAQGALQLAQGVEIKDFLYHSYGVRYWNRRQQRHNWHPIIKAGQPYPMSQPVELVLGASLENQPSIELIMGELGVETGGVEVYFDGDRLITRRLDSTETSVKPLNDKDGARSIAQLTPPGYPGSDRIKIFFQVDEKRFLRITVEDLLTNDRLLENQLVAQLS, encoded by the coding sequence ATGGCGATCGCAATCGATTTTGGTACTAGCAACACAGTTATTGCCCGCTGGAATCCTGTCACCCAGCAGCCGGAAACCATTAGTGTACCTGGTTTATCAATTCAGCAAAGTTTAAATCCGCCATTGATTCCCAGCTTGGTTTATGTAGAATCAGCAACACAAGGTAAAATTATACTGGGGCAAGAAGTACGCGATCGCGGTCTTGACCTCAAGGGGGAAGCACGATTTTTTCGCAGCTTTAAACGCGGTATTGGTGCAGATATCCAAGGTTTCTTACCTGAACTAGATGGGCAAATCATCACCTTTGAACAAGTAGGGCAATGGTTCCTCAAGGAAGTGATTGCACAACTAGCACCCCAAGAAGGCGGGTTAGATTCGTTGGTGTTAACGGTACCTGTAGACAGCTTTGAAGCTTATCGTCACTGGCTGGGAACAGTTTGTCAAGACCTCAACGTTGAACAGGTGCGGATGCTGGATGAACCCACAGCCGCAGCTTTGGGTTATGGCTTGGCAGATCAAGAAATGATTTTGGTAATTGACTTTGGCGGCGGTACTTTAGATTTATCTTTAGTGCAGTTGCATCAAGGCGCACAAGGAAGCACAAAGCCTGTAGGTTTTCTGCTGAAGTGGGGTAATAAATCCTTGGCGGAAAACTCCAAACAAAAGGTAAAAACTGCCCGTGTACTGGCGAAAGCTGGGCAAAATTTGGGCGGTACTGATATTGATAATTGGTTGGTAGATTATTTTGTCAAAACTCAAGGGTTGACGGTGAGTCCTGTGATCACTAGGTTAGCTGAAAAGTTGAAAATTCAGCTATCCACCCAAAACCAAGCCAGTGAAGTTTATTTTGATGATGAAACTTTTGATAGCTATGAACTAGAACTCAACCGTGATGGCTTGGAAAATATTCTCACTGAACATGGGTTTTTTGAGTTACTCGATGAGTCCATGACAACATTGTTGCAGCAAGCGCGACGGCAAGGGGTAGAGATTGCAGATATCAATGCCGTTTTGTTAGTTGGTGGTACTGTGCAATTGCCAGCAGTGCAGACATGGGTAAAGCAGTATTTTGCACCGGAAAAAATTCGTTGCGAACGTCCCTTTGAAGCGATCGCTCAAGGTGCATTACAATTAGCCCAAGGCGTGGAAATCAAAGATTTTCTCTACCATAGTTATGGTGTCCGTTATTGGAACCGCCGCCAACAACGCCACAACTGGCATCCAATTATCAAAGCGGGACAACCATACCCCATGAGTCAGCCAGTGGAATTAGTTTTAGGTGCTTCCTTAGAAAATCAACCCAGTATTGAATTAATTATGGGAGAATTGGGAGTAGAGACAGGCGGCGTTGAAGTTTATTTTGATGGCGATCGCTTAATTACTCGTCGTCTTGATAGCACTGAAACCAGCGTTAAACCGCTCAACGATAAAGATGGTGCTAGAAGTATAGCACAACTGACACCACCAGGATATCCTGGGAGCGATCGCATTAAAATTTTCTTTCAAGTTGATGAAAAACGCTTTTTGCGAATCACCGTTGAAGACTTGTTGACTAATGACAGGCTATTAGAAAATCAACTCGTAGCACAGTTGAGTTAG
- a CDS encoding phytase — MVTTTTIRFSQFNASLNRNSDGQLVTDLSTPNNAQAKAVAEIIQRSNPDILLINEFDYSPAAVQLFQENYLAVSQNGATTVNYPYIYIAPSNTGVASGFDLNNDGTVVTTLGAPGYGDDAWGFGNFPGQYGILLLSKYPIDTANVRTFQNFLWQDMPDSLLSTIIDPTTNTPWYSSEEQNALRLSSKSHWDVPIQVNGETIHVLASHPTPPTFDGSEDRNGKRNHDEIRFWADYITPGKGDYIYDDNGDKGGLAAGSSFVIMGDQNADPVDGDSYDDAIQQLLQNPGINTNVIPTSGGAAQQAELQGRANANQKGNAYFDTADFADGTPGNLRTDYVLPSADLQIDDSAVFWPVNTDATFPLVGTFPFPSSDHRLVWVDVEVGATEAGKTIPSITFAGETTFTTSFIPPGAAGIVNGTVTRLGGLSGVTYDAKSDRFYTISDDRSQFAPARFYTFTSDSNGVTFTNVTPLKDTAGNFFTTFSLDPEGIALTNNNTVFVSSEGEVNLGAGRVTNPFIKEFSLTTGLELRSLTLPKKFLPQVEDTNGNNVVDAGDTQTSGVRNNLAFESLTITPDQKTLFTGSEEALFQDGPRVTTTTGSRSRILQYNLLSGQPEKEYLYITDAAVEPNPPTGSSDNGLVDLLAIDNRGTLLALERAFAQGVGNTIKIYEVTLQGATDISSIDSLNETQLEAIQPVQKRLLLNLNDLDLPNGTDNIEGIGFGPKLPDGSQSIVLVSDNNFSESQFTQILTLSADIVSTATPTVETRPDLLDDETLPRDQRADADDPAIYLNAENSADSLILTSVKNAGLRVYNLAGELLQEVNPGGIRYNNIDLQYGFQLDGESVDIAVASDRGNDKLAIFKINPSTPGAYLEDITDSSIATLFQASPFSEPYSTSSRSAYGLTIYRSPKTSNYYVFVSRRETGDVAQVKLIDKGNGKIGYERVREFTIPTTEGRDPQTEGMVVDQETGFLYIGQEDVGIWKFPAEPDGSNIGQLIDQVKDLGGTHLTNDVEGLTIYYGANGSGYLLASSQGDNTFVAYTREGDNAYVGNFAVGNNGSIDSVQESDGADVINVPLGANFPFGLFVTQDGDNLPATIADGENINSNFKLVPWENIAHAFSNPLNIDTTSYNPRTPNAEADLELSQTVDNASPQVGDEVTFTLTLSNKGSGFASSIKVTDLLPEVFSLISATPEQGTYDSQTGVWDVGIVAANVSSILKLTAKANTKGVVENTAEVTTVFQNDPDSTPGNQNAAEDDQATVSLNVAPKVTLKGFASLPADTFAEGPPSGSAITGNTNGRDVPFEKQPIQGFSGVQIADDNSFWFLSDNGFGSKSNSADFLLRLYRLDPSFRGTEVDGDGSVKVLDLIQLSDPDNKVPFNIVNENTTERLLTGADFDVESFVFTADGTIWVGDEFGPYLLHFDANGKLLDAPIATPNIINLNTLDGEAPIVIGHRGASGELPEHTLGAYKRAIERGADFIEPDLVSTKDGVLIARHEPNLIDTTDVADHPEFAGRKTTKIVDGVAQEGFFAEDFTLAEIKTLRAKMPQSFRPQVFNDLYEIPTLEEIIALVKQEEADTGRKIGIYPETKHPTYFEDQGIDLSQKLIDTLVANNFTDPDRVYIQSFEVSNLKELNETIMPAANIDLPLVQLLDAVDVNLDGSLIETQPYDFVVSGDSRTYADLRTPQGLQEIATYADGIGPWKRMIVSVKGVDADGDGQADDVNGDGTINDADKTLTAPTSLVTDAHDAGLLVHPYTFRNEGQYLASDYNGNPEAEFRQFINLGVDGYFTDFPGTGDLVRDQLTGQFVRSPDNPDVLNQTEFNTLDGDAPLVIGHRGASGSRPEHTLESYKLAIADGADFIEPDLVATKDGYLVARHENDISGTTDVANHPEFASRKTTKIIDGNPVTSWFTEDFTLAELKTLNARERLPQLRGTEYDDDGLKIPTLEEIIDLVKQVETETGRKIGIYPETKHPTYFADLGINLGQKLVDTLVAKDFTDPDRIFIQSFEVSNLQELKQEILPAAGIDLPLVQLLGGATSRPYDFVVSGDTRTYGDLIKPAGLQAIATYAAAIGPDKRLIVPVQGFDLNGDGKDDDITGDGVVNDADRITKTPTSLVDDAHDAGLLVHPYTFRKEGVFLARDYNGDLKKELQQFINLGVDGYFTDFPDIGDLVRDQFVGESAVSNLGRSKGFEGLAISPDKKTLYPLLEGTVAGDPVGSLRIYKFDVASQQFQGLVGYYQLSDANNAIGDFTVINDHEYLVIERDNNQGANAKFKKIFKVDFSQKDANGFVAKEEIADLLNIQDPNDLNQDGSTQFTFPFQTIEDVVVLDANTILVANDNNYPFSTGRPGGIDNNEIIILDLAKPLNLAAPNLTKNGDDIFTISGVGVKSNLQITLTLSGSKTVNELGVFTVDDAEGRINGIAPDAAGYAQAALERGKAIFSAINRLPKGFDSDNLSRLLEFSSGDNLRFYVVKNGTTDAVRAGVSPITDVVFANASTQKITSLGNDEYSLAWKLKSSNKDFQDLVVKIQSTDQSLPLGTNLQGELQAELIDLRSETELVKAEFVVYREAGYNNYISFYQVVDENGGIDTDNDGQADILPTEAGYAKAAVNARVAGIDLTVPNNGTATYTATFQPGSIFAPLIIANGTPDAILDANPNNDKPVYFPFLGANYQQVDHISLLGNNIFGFEDIINGGDKDFNDVIVHVNLSIA, encoded by the coding sequence ATGGTAACTACAACCACAATCCGCTTTTCTCAGTTCAACGCTTCTCTAAATCGCAACAGTGATGGTCAGTTAGTAACTGATTTGTCTACCCCCAACAATGCCCAGGCAAAAGCCGTTGCGGAAATCATTCAGCGCAGCAACCCAGATATACTACTCATCAATGAGTTCGACTATTCCCCAGCAGCTGTTCAACTATTCCAAGAGAATTACCTTGCAGTCAGCCAGAACGGTGCAACTACCGTTAACTATCCCTACATTTATATTGCACCTTCCAACACCGGTGTTGCCTCTGGGTTTGACTTGAACAACGACGGCACAGTAGTTACAACTCTAGGCGCGCCGGGATACGGTGATGATGCTTGGGGATTTGGCAATTTTCCCGGCCAGTACGGGATATTATTGTTATCTAAATATCCCATCGATACAGCTAATGTCCGCACTTTCCAAAACTTCCTTTGGCAAGATATGCCGGATTCTTTGCTGTCTACCATAATTGATCCTACCACTAACACACCTTGGTACTCATCTGAAGAACAAAACGCCCTGCGCCTTTCCTCCAAGAGTCATTGGGATGTACCCATTCAGGTGAACGGGGAGACAATTCACGTCCTCGCCAGCCATCCCACCCCGCCAACCTTTGATGGTTCTGAAGACCGCAACGGTAAACGCAACCATGATGAAATTCGCTTTTGGGCAGACTATATTACCCCTGGTAAAGGTGATTACATCTACGATGACAATGGTGACAAGGGTGGACTGGCTGCTGGCTCCAGCTTTGTGATTATGGGCGATCAAAATGCTGACCCTGTAGATGGTGATAGTTATGACGATGCTATTCAGCAATTGTTACAAAATCCAGGGATTAATACTAATGTAATCCCCACCAGTGGCGGCGCTGCCCAACAAGCAGAATTGCAGGGTCGTGCAAACGCTAACCAAAAAGGCAATGCTTATTTTGATACCGCAGACTTTGCTGATGGAACTCCCGGAAACCTGCGGACAGATTACGTCCTACCTTCAGCAGACTTGCAAATTGATGATTCAGCAGTTTTTTGGCCTGTGAATACTGATGCAACGTTTCCTTTGGTAGGTACTTTTCCTTTCCCCAGTTCTGACCATCGTCTGGTGTGGGTAGATGTGGAGGTTGGGGCTACAGAAGCAGGCAAAACTATACCTAGCATCACATTTGCAGGAGAAACTACCTTCACCACCAGCTTTATACCCCCTGGTGCGGCGGGAATAGTCAATGGGACGGTAACTCGATTAGGGGGATTGTCTGGTGTTACTTACGATGCGAAGAGCGATCGCTTCTATACTATCTCAGACGATCGCTCGCAGTTCGCCCCCGCCCGCTTCTATACCTTCACCAGTGACTCTAATGGGGTAACTTTTACCAATGTCACTCCCCTCAAAGATACCGCTGGCAACTTTTTTACCACCTTTAGCCTCGACCCGGAAGGCATTGCCCTGACTAACAATAATACTGTTTTTGTCTCTTCCGAGGGTGAAGTCAATCTGGGTGCAGGTCGTGTTACCAATCCTTTCATCAAAGAGTTTTCTTTGACAACAGGGCTTGAATTGCGATCGCTAACTCTACCTAAAAAATTCCTCCCCCAGGTAGAAGACACTAACGGCAACAATGTTGTCGATGCAGGTGATACGCAAACATCAGGCGTTCGCAATAACTTGGCGTTTGAAAGCCTCACCATCACACCAGACCAAAAGACTTTATTTACTGGCAGTGAAGAGGCTCTATTCCAAGATGGCCCTAGAGTCACCACCACCACAGGTAGCCGTTCCCGGATTTTACAATACAACTTGCTGAGTGGGCAACCAGAAAAGGAATATCTCTACATTACCGATGCAGCGGTGGAACCAAACCCGCCTACAGGTTCTAGTGATAATGGCTTGGTGGATTTACTGGCAATTGATAATCGTGGTACCTTATTGGCGTTGGAACGTGCTTTTGCCCAAGGTGTAGGTAACACGATTAAAATCTACGAAGTTACCCTACAAGGTGCAACCGACATCAGCAGTATTGATAGTTTGAATGAAACTCAACTAGAGGCTATCCAACCAGTACAAAAACGATTACTGTTAAATTTAAATGACCTCGACTTGCCCAATGGTACAGATAATATTGAGGGTATTGGCTTCGGCCCTAAATTACCAGATGGCAGCCAGTCCATTGTGCTGGTAAGTGACAACAACTTCAGCGAGTCCCAATTTACCCAAATTCTTACCTTGAGTGCAGACATTGTGAGTACCGCCACACCCACAGTAGAAACTCGTCCTGATTTGTTGGATGATGAGACATTACCCAGAGATCAGCGTGCCGATGCTGATGATCCTGCAATTTATCTGAATGCGGAAAACTCCGCCGACAGCTTGATTTTGACTTCGGTGAAAAATGCCGGACTGCGAGTTTATAACTTGGCTGGTGAGTTGTTGCAAGAAGTGAATCCCGGTGGTATTCGCTACAACAATATTGATTTGCAATACGGTTTTCAATTGGACGGGGAATCTGTTGATATTGCAGTAGCTAGCGATCGCGGCAATGATAAACTAGCAATTTTCAAGATTAATCCCAGCACCCCAGGTGCATATCTAGAAGACATCACCGATAGCAGTATTGCTACTCTTTTCCAAGCATCACCTTTTAGTGAACCATATTCTACATCATCTCGCAGCGCCTACGGACTGACTATATACCGTAGTCCCAAAACCAGCAATTACTACGTCTTTGTCAGTCGCCGCGAAACTGGAGATGTGGCGCAAGTCAAACTAATTGACAAAGGCAATGGTAAAATCGGATATGAAAGAGTCCGGGAATTTACCATACCCACAACTGAGGGACGTGACCCGCAAACTGAAGGCATGGTAGTAGACCAAGAAACAGGCTTTCTCTACATCGGACAAGAAGATGTGGGTATCTGGAAATTTCCAGCAGAACCGGATGGTAGCAACATCGGTCAGCTAATTGATCAAGTCAAAGATTTAGGTGGAACTCACCTCACCAACGACGTAGAAGGACTCACTATATATTATGGTGCAAACGGTAGCGGCTATCTTTTAGCATCTAGTCAAGGTGACAACACCTTTGTTGCTTACACCCGTGAAGGTGACAACGCATATGTGGGTAACTTTGCTGTGGGTAACAATGGGAGTATTGATAGCGTCCAAGAGTCCGATGGTGCAGATGTGATTAACGTCCCCTTGGGTGCTAATTTCCCATTTGGTTTGTTTGTCACTCAAGATGGTGATAATCTACCAGCCACAATAGCCGATGGTGAGAATATCAACTCTAACTTTAAACTTGTGCCTTGGGAAAATATTGCTCATGCATTTTCCAATCCTTTAAATATTGACACCACTAGTTACAATCCTCGCACTCCCAACGCCGAGGCAGATTTAGAATTGAGTCAAACTGTAGATAATGCCAGTCCCCAAGTAGGAGACGAAGTAACTTTTACTTTGACACTCAGTAACAAAGGTTCTGGTTTTGCCAGCAGCATCAAAGTTACAGATTTATTGCCTGAAGTATTCAGTTTGATCTCTGCAACACCTGAACAAGGAACTTATGACAGTCAAACCGGTGTGTGGGATGTTGGTATTGTCGCCGCTAATGTTAGCAGCATTTTAAAGCTAACCGCCAAAGCGAATACTAAAGGTGTGGTGGAAAACACCGCAGAAGTCACAACTGTGTTTCAGAATGACCCTGATTCTACACCAGGGAATCAAAATGCAGCTGAGGATGACCAAGCTACAGTTAGTTTAAATGTTGCACCCAAGGTGACATTAAAAGGTTTCGCTTCTCTTCCAGCCGATACCTTTGCAGAAGGGCCGCCATCGGGTAGTGCTATCACCGGTAACACCAACGGCCGAGATGTCCCATTTGAGAAACAACCTATTCAAGGGTTTAGTGGCGTACAAATTGCTGACGATAACTCTTTTTGGTTCCTCTCTGACAACGGTTTTGGTAGTAAAAGCAATAGTGCTGATTTTTTGTTGCGGTTATATCGCCTTGACCCCAGTTTTAGAGGTACAGAAGTTGATGGTGATGGTAGCGTCAAGGTGTTGGACTTGATCCAATTATCAGACCCAGACAACAAAGTTCCTTTCAATATTGTCAATGAAAACACTACAGAACGGTTACTAACTGGTGCAGACTTTGATGTAGAATCTTTTGTATTTACAGCAGATGGTACAATTTGGGTAGGCGATGAATTTGGCCCTTACCTCCTACATTTTGATGCCAATGGGAAATTATTAGATGCTCCCATCGCTACACCAAATATCATTAATCTCAACACCTTAGACGGCGAAGCACCAATTGTTATCGGACACCGTGGTGCTAGTGGGGAACTACCAGAACATACTTTAGGTGCTTACAAACGGGCTATTGAACGCGGTGCTGATTTCATCGAACCTGATTTAGTTTCTACGAAAGATGGCGTATTAATTGCCCGTCATGAACCAAATTTGATTGATACTACCGATGTCGCAGATCATCCAGAATTTGCTGGTCGCAAAACAACAAAAATAGTAGATGGAGTAGCTCAAGAAGGCTTCTTTGCCGAAGACTTTACTTTAGCAGAAATCAAGACCCTGCGGGCAAAAATGCCACAAAGTTTCCGCCCGCAAGTATTTAACGATTTGTACGAAATTCCGACTTTAGAAGAAATCATTGCTTTGGTGAAGCAAGAAGAAGCCGATACAGGGCGGAAAATCGGTATTTATCCAGAAACCAAGCATCCTACATACTTTGAAGATCAAGGCATCGATTTGAGTCAGAAGTTGATTGACACGTTAGTTGCCAACAACTTTACAGACCCAGATAGAGTATATATTCAGTCCTTTGAGGTCAGCAATCTCAAGGAACTGAATGAGACAATCATGCCTGCTGCCAACATTGATTTGCCTCTAGTTCAGCTATTAGATGCTGTTGATGTTAACCTCGATGGTTCACTAATTGAGACGCAACCTTACGATTTCGTCGTCAGTGGTGACTCCCGCACCTATGCAGACTTACGCACACCCCAAGGTTTGCAGGAAATCGCCACCTATGCCGATGGTATTGGCCCTTGGAAGCGGATGATTGTTTCTGTCAAAGGTGTTGATGCTGATGGGGATGGGCAAGCGGATGATGTCAATGGTGATGGTACTATCAACGATGCTGATAAAACCTTGACTGCACCCACTTCTTTGGTGACAGATGCCCATGACGCAGGCTTGTTGGTACATCCTTACACCTTCCGCAACGAAGGGCAATATTTAGCCTCCGACTATAACGGCAACCCGGAAGCTGAATTTAGACAGTTCATCAATTTAGGTGTAGATGGCTACTTCACCGATTTTCCTGGTACTGGCGACTTAGTACGCGACCAATTAACTGGGCAATTTGTCAGATCGCCCGACAACCCCGATGTGCTAAATCAAACAGAGTTTAACACCTTAGATGGTGATGCACCTTTAGTAATTGGTCATCGTGGTGCTAGTGGTTCACGTCCAGAACATACCTTGGAATCGTATAAACTAGCGATCGCAGATGGTGCTGATTTTATTGAACCTGATTTGGTAGCCACCAAGGATGGTTATTTAGTAGCCCGTCACGAAAACGACATTTCGGGAACCACCGACGTTGCAAACCACCCAGAATTTGCTAGCCGCAAAACTACCAAAATTATCGATGGTAATCCCGTTACAAGTTGGTTTACTGAAGACTTTACTTTAGCAGAACTGAAAACCCTCAATGCTAGAGAACGTCTGCCCCAGCTGCGAGGAACCGAATACGATGATGATGGCTTGAAGATTCCAACCTTAGAAGAAATCATCGATTTGGTGAAGCAGGTAGAAACCGAAACGGGTCGCAAAATCGGCATTTATCCAGAAACCAAGCACCCCACCTACTTTGCAGATTTGGGTATCAACCTTGGTCAAAAATTAGTTGACACATTGGTTGCTAAGGATTTCACAGACCCCGATAGAATATTCATTCAGTCCTTTGAGGTCAGCAACCTCCAGGAATTGAAACAGGAAATCTTGCCCGCAGCGGGGATTGATTTACCTTTAGTGCAACTATTAGGTGGGGCGACAAGCCGTCCTTATGATTTTGTTGTCAGTGGTGACACTCGCACCTATGGCGATCTTATCAAACCGGCAGGATTGCAGGCGATCGCTACCTACGCGGCGGCAATCGGCCCAGACAAACGCCTAATTGTGCCAGTACAAGGTTTTGACCTCAATGGCGATGGCAAAGATGATGATATCACTGGCGATGGTGTAGTTAATGATGCCGATAGAATCACAAAAACTCCCACATCTCTAGTTGACGATGCCCATGATGCAGGCTTGCTGGTACACCCTTACACCTTCCGTAAAGAAGGGGTTTTCCTGGCGCGGGATTACAATGGCGACTTGAAAAAAGAACTGCAACAGTTCATCAATTTAGGTGTCGATGGCTACTTTACTGACTTTCCTGATATTGGTGACTTGGTACGCGACCAATTCGTAGGTGAGTCAGCAGTCTCTAACCTTGGTCGTTCTAAGGGATTCGAGGGATTGGCAATTAGCCCTGACAAAAAGACCTTATATCCATTGCTAGAAGGAACCGTTGCAGGCGACCCCGTAGGTTCACTGAGAATTTACAAATTTGATGTAGCATCGCAGCAGTTTCAGGGTTTAGTTGGTTATTACCAATTGTCAGATGCTAACAACGCCATTGGCGACTTCACCGTGATTAACGACCATGAATATTTGGTCATCGAGCGGGATAATAATCAAGGAGCTAACGCCAAGTTCAAAAAAATCTTCAAAGTTGACTTCTCCCAAAAAGATGCCAATGGCTTTGTAGCCAAAGAAGAAATTGCAGACTTGCTGAATATTCAAGACCCCAATGATTTGAATCAAGATGGTAGCACTCAGTTCACCTTCCCCTTTCAAACTATCGAAGATGTGGTGGTGTTAGATGCCAATACAATCTTAGTCGCCAACGATAACAATTATCCATTTTCAACGGGGCGGCCAGGGGGAATTGATAACAACGAAATCATTATCCTAGATTTAGCAAAGCCGCTTAACCTAGCTGCACCCAACCTGACTAAAAATGGAGATGATATATTTACTATCTCCGGTGTCGGTGTCAAATCAAATCTCCAAATCACTCTCACGCTCAGCGGTTCCAAAACAGTCAATGAACTGGGTGTATTTACTGTTGATGATGCAGAAGGTAGAATTAATGGCATTGCACCTGATGCAGCAGGTTATGCCCAAGCAGCTTTAGAGAGAGGAAAAGCGATTTTTTCTGCTATTAACAGACTGCCAAAAGGATTTGATAGTGACAATTTATCACGATTGCTAGAGTTTAGCTCTGGTGATAATTTAAGATTTTACGTAGTGAAAAATGGTACTACTGATGCCGTCCGCGCTGGTGTCAGCCCCATCACCGATGTCGTATTTGCTAATGCTTCGACCCAAAAAATTACTAGTTTAGGCAATGATGAATACTCTCTCGCTTGGAAGCTGAAATCTAGCAATAAAGACTTTCAAGATTTGGTAGTAAAAATTCAGTCTACTGACCAATCTTTACCTTTAGGTACAAATTTGCAAGGTGAATTGCAAGCAGAACTGATTGATTTACGCAGCGAAACAGAATTAGTCAAAGCCGAGTTTGTTGTTTATAGAGAAGCTGGTTATAACAATTACATCAGCTTCTATCAGGTAGTTGATGAAAATGGAGGCATTGACACCGATAATGATGGTCAAGCAGATATTCTACCCACAGAAGCAGGTTATGCCAAAGCAGCCGTGAATGCACGTGTTGCAGGTATCGACTTGACAGTGCCAAATAACGGTACAGCAACTTACACTGCTACTTTCCAACCTGGTTCTATCTTTGCACCATTGATTATTGCAAACGGCACACCAGATGCAATATTAGATGCTAATCCTAACAATGATAAACCTGTTTACTTCCCATTTTTAGGAGCTAATTATCAGCAGGTAGATCACATTAGTCTGTTAGGAAATAACATTTTTGGCTTTGAGGACATCATCAATGGTGGTGACAAAGATTTCAACGATGTGATTGTCCATGTCAATTTGAGTATTGCTTAG